The following DNA comes from Anastrepha obliqua isolate idAnaObli1 chromosome 1, idAnaObli1_1.0, whole genome shotgun sequence.
AATCGTCAGCCATtctaaattattgcaatatacAATACAATTGGTATGTACATGGATATGAAATTTGCAAACTACATAGATATGCCCCCTTTTTCTTTCTGTCTATTTAGTTTCGCTTTTTGTCTATAGGTAACacgaaaaagagcaaaaaattgtTACCGTAATACCTTTCTGGGCATTAGCGGTACTTCACAAAATTGTATATCTCAGAATTTAATTGGAAAATAGCGTacgtattaaaattatattttcattaacgaATTAAATATCTATtgaataatacttttttcactACAGCTTGATGAATGTAGCCTCAAGATTCTTTGCAATTGTATCTTGTTCTAGGCGTGAAAAAATATGCACTTTTTCAAACGCTTTTTGCTATGGTTTTACATAAATTCtttaacacttttttgtttcacAAGTTGTATTGGAAATTGATGAACGTTTTTCTTGataatttgataaatttacacaagtttttcctcaaatttgtatacaattttctcTAATGCGTTCAAAGGTTTTTCACACAAACTCagccattttcatttttctgcaGCCAATTGTAATCGTGTGCATTTCTTCTTATTAGTGTGTGTTATATTAGTGTATACATATACGAAAATATGCCGATATTTTCGAAGTGTGCATGAAGTGGAGAAAAACTTCAGAGGAAATTATTTCTTTGTTGGTAGTACTGATTGTAGACTCGTGGCAAGGTTGCAATTAGATATTTTGTTTGACTCAAATataaagtaaatcaaaatatcgatttgtttttttttttgtttaaatgtttttcttaagtgCTTAATTGTCGTGCTTTAAACAAAGGTTTTCACAATTCCATTGTTTCGAAATTAAGGGTACTGATccttagaaataaataaaacaaaagcactTCTGAACGAAAGTTTGTACGAAAATTAGTTGAGTGTTATTCCTAACAAGGTTTAtatattttcgtaaattttctgtacaaatttatataaatgtatattgtgatttttatttaaggaTACAACACGATTCCAAGTTGTGTGGTATATGACAATACATCCTCAAATTCTTATGAAGTTTTCCTATAATTAATTTGTAGCAGAGTTATTGGAAAGCGAAacatgaaagtttttttataagaattgtGATCAGCTGATTAACTTTTATATTAAGATGTCAAGTTGATGatcaaattgtaaaattgcGGTAGTGTTAGCAAAAGCAAGCAAGACTGTATATGAAACCAGGTTTTTGAACGTGTACCATCCAAGTGCGATAGGcgctagaaatttcaaaatatcgtttcattttttgtttcttagatATTTCGAAAGTTTGGTATCTTagaaatatactgtgaaattctcatgcagaaattcccaatattatagcttctacagcccattaactaggtagaaagCGGCCCTCACGcttctgtacctcaaactttaaactcatttatctgaaaacgacttttttcagcctggtgttgtcaaaaataaaatttcaaccgaatcgtctgtaattttaatatgtttttcacaacaaaaaaaaaaaaacgatttttagagtgccaATTTCAAAACCGTGCCAttttgtcaagttttttttattctagtagcgggacatagctacagtcatactgattaataatttttttggtttttgtgttacAGATAAATATAAGAgctaaaatggacaacaccgtccaggtcaaATTCTTCGTTAGGGTCAACGTCAGCGacatttctaaaattatttttttttttctaaaaaatttaaatatcgtttttcatttatttttattgtaaaatcaaattcctgaaaataccctacattTTCGAACCCTCCCTTCTAGCAGTCGCTGCAAAATCGCCGCAAAACTTTTCTGGTGTTGCCAGAAATTTCTTCCATACGCCATCTCGGCAGTTTAGTTTATAATTCATATTCTGCTCTGAATCATCTTTGAAAATTGCCCTTCTGATGATAATTTGCCGATTACAAGTGAAAAATGAAAACTGTTGAATGGACTGTGCTTCCAAAATGCACTAGATTAATTAATGATTCAAGTAAGAACTGAGCAACATTAGAAATTGAGTGGAAAGCTATCGTAGCAAAGACAACGCCTGAGCTACCTCGATGTATTGGTTATGTTGATTGGTCTGAAATGAAGCTGGCAGAAGTGGCGGTTAAAAATAACGGGCCGTACTTTTACCAAAAAAGCCTTTttccattaaaataaaaattcgtccaGCAAACTTCGTAACAGTGTTCACGATcacttatttgcaaaaattcagCAAGGTACTTTTTGGAGAAACAGTGCCGGGCTAGTGATTCTGCTTATCCAGTTGGTACAACTTCATAACCCAATTTAGACAAAATACCGAGTTAACGAAGGACGAAAcggaaaaattcaagaaatgctTTTTCATCAGCAAAAagtttgtcaaaaatcaacgggatTTTTTAGAACATTCTCATTAGAACTTTATCAGATATgctaggctataaaactgcatagcaAAAAATTTGCCggatattttaattgaattgtttgAGCTTTTGATGTAATTTATTAGTAATAAACACTATAACTTAGTTTTTCCAATGGCTGGTTGGCgcgtagaaaaaaattaaaattttttgttccgctccagtaaattttttataaggcgctttcgttttttgttctgaaaaactgaagaattatttaacttttttttttaaattcattttaatacaTAATAAAATTCTCAGTTTTGGTGAGTCATTGCCTTCAAATACAATTGCGGAAAACGTTcgcgataaaataaaaatattttcttggtgttgccatacagcAACCCTTCTGCGAGGTTTCAAAATGTAGACGCTTAAAAAACATGCCTTCGAGTGTCACAAAATGTAGACGgcataatttttctattttgggtggaaaacaaaaacaccatAGGTGTTACGGTTACAAAATACAGACGTCTACATTTGTAGTCAAAATTTGGAACGATCTGTGAACACCCATACGTTTTTAAGGTAGCAAGTGCATTCTGTGTTGTTCTTACTTATTTTTGACAGTTGTTGGCGTAGCGCAAGTTGGCAGAACTGTGGCAGACATCTTTGACATAACTCTCCACTTCCGTTCCGTTCTTTTTGGTGTAGAATAAAAATCTATAAAGATGGGTCGTATGCACGCTCCTgggtaaaaatttatatttaactaatttttatatgattCCTActcaaaattgtaaatttataagtatatttagtTATTGTGCAGTCGCGTTTTGTGTATTAAACTTTCTAAACACGCTTGTGCAGCATCATAAACTTATGTTGTCATGGGTCCATGTGGTGTTCGCTAGTCGCGTTATATTTTGACATTCgatttgtaataaatataataataataatacgctaataatacatttttttctactttacaTGCGCCATTAATTTGTTAAATGTAACCGTCGTTCAACAGTAAGGGTATTTCCCAATCAGCACTTCCCTACAGACGTACGGTGCCTTCTTGGCTCAAATTGAATGCCGAAGATGTGAAAGATCATATCAAGAAATTGGGCAAAAAGGGCATGACTCCTTCCAAAATTGGttagtataaatatttgttacaattttaaaggttgaaaattttaaaatttttattttcatttacgcGCAGGTATCATTCTTCGTGATTCGCATGGTGTGGCACAGGTACGTTTTGTGAATGGTAATAAAATCCTGCGTATCATGAAATCCGTTGGACTCAAACCCGACATCCCTGAGGATTTGTACCACATGATCAAAAAGGCTGTTGCTATCCGTAAGCATTTGGAGCGTAATCGCAAGGACAAGGATGGTAAATTCCGTTTGATTTTGGTTGAATCCAGAATCCACAGATTGGCTCGCTACTACAAAACAAAGAGTGTTCTGCCACCCAACTGGAAATACGAATCCAGCACCGCTTCCGCATTGGTAGCTTAATTATATTCCACGACAACAACTTCGTAgggatgttttattttttttatatgtaaaagatACAtagaacgtgaaataaaaaatgtgagatATTAAGTGTACAGTGATTTTGGTAATATTTGAAATGGTGTGTGGGGCGAAATTTGCAAGTGTTCACTTCtgttagtttttttcttaaataaaatgtataccatTTTAATAGTATTAAATAGTTCGTGGGCCAACTCTAggctttatttttggaaaattgagCTGGGCAGAGCGCTTGTAAAGGTGTTGTTACATCTTTTTGATATTTACTGCGAATTAATTGGGTGTTTATAGTTGGGTATTTTGATTCAAAGCTGGCGTTAGCGAGTAAGAATTGGAGTATTGCCGACTCAGCAGAGCACAGAGTTAAAACATTTTGATTATTTAGGATGGCGGTTACtgtaattgtaatattttgtagcaTCAAGATCACAATCGTAATAATGATAAATACGGTAACAGATATATTAATTGTGATTCTAAATATATTACGCTTGAATTAATTGTAATTCAAGAAATGTAATGATTACGATCATAGTATTCTTCCAATACTTGGAGAgggaaaaatttagttaatgtCCTGTAGTAAAAGGAGCTGACCGCACCTGTATGTTGTGCGATGTAGATGCCGTAGAGGCCGAGAGCGCCTGATGGCGAGAGTAGCATGTAACTATAAATTGTGTGGCTCACTCCCTGTGAGTCTTAAGACGCCGCCACCCATTGCACTGATCGCATCCAACCGTTCTTGAGTTCAGGTGGAGCTGTTTTTGAAAAGCAATACACTTCGGGTCCACGTTTAAGTTCAATGCTAGCCGTAAACAAAAGAATTTGGAGCAACCTAACTGATTTTCTCGTAGATTTTCTCGAAAGCCGATAGACAAGGGGTGAAATTCGCAGAGTTAATTTACTGCGGTGATAGCCCTTGGTCATCGCCGCTCTTCTATATGGCGCAGCATCTTGGACGATGACGACAGCTGATGAGGGTGCACTGGGAGCGTCTAAGAGAAAAATTCTCTGAAAAGTCTTTGTTCTATTCGCGTTGGCTAGAATGAGTTCCGCACCCGATGAAATAGCGAGTTGTATGAACTGTGTCGAGATGTGGACATTGTGAAGCGTATTAACATGCAGTAGCTTCGCTGGATTGGCCATATCTCGGGAATGGACGAAAATGCTCCGGCACGCCAGCTCTTCGAGACGCAACCCACTTGTGaacgacgaggaagaggaagacctaatCTACGTAGGGGAGACCAAGCGATGCCCAGAACCTCATAGAAATCAGTGTCACCAACTGCAGCGAACCGAGCTAAATGTTGCAATGTTTtagattcggccaaaatcgataTACGGGTTTAGTGCCATCTAAGTAAGTAAGATAGCCTTGGGTCGGGAAAAGTCCGAGCCATTCCGGTACGCAGAACCAGCTGTTGATGGTTGATAGCACTTTGGGCAAAGTCAAAGAAACGTTTTAGACGACATTTAAGGCGACTGGCAGATTTTTCTGAGAACCAAGACTACGTGGGATACAGTGAAAGAAGCTACAGATTTGTCAGAGCACCGCACTCAGGACTGCGACGGGATGCCTTCTTATGTCCCCTGAACACCATCTACATTATGTGGCATAACACcaatgctcagcaagcagtttccgCCTGTATACTACCGTAAGGACATAAAGAACAACCACTGGATTGCACACTGGGCCAGAAGACCCGAGTGagtggccaaaaataaaaattttcgacttaatttaaacaggaaatttataacatcatcttattttgagtaactttttacaccaaattatgaagtttcattagtttttatcaattcgttttttttatgtaacagttcaaagtcaaagttttagttcgatttttaacactttcaaacaatgtttatcaataagttgttgtgaaaaatattaCTCAAGATGTTATTATCGTCCATAACTTTTCTTTAtggatatcaaaaaataatttataattgaaaccatgtgtatttacatatgttgaataagtttttttttttaacatttaatcaacaaaatctgttttttattcatacatgacttactttgaaaacaaagttccccgaagttcccctatcaaatgagttaaattttatgccaaa
Coding sequences within:
- the LOC129235593 gene encoding 40S ribosomal protein S13, with amino-acid sequence MGRMHAPGKGISQSALPYRRTVPSWLKLNAEDVKDHIKKLGKKGMTPSKIGIILRDSHGVAQVRFVNGNKILRIMKSVGLKPDIPEDLYHMIKKAVAIRKHLERNRKDKDGKFRLILVESRIHRLARYYKTKSVLPPNWKYESSTASALVA